The following proteins are encoded in a genomic region of Hydra vulgaris chromosome 05, alternate assembly HydraT2T_AEP:
- the LOC136080837 gene encoding uncharacterized protein LOC136080837, with protein sequence MTEELPIPSHGTRLKFQANNNRENCFLCEKVDDKNLSLVMTLELDKKVRSCAELLSDAKLLAKLSEGDLVATEAHYQLYNRLRLLQKDQPVIKSDNNIVYGTVLGEIVEYIYQCYEDESTIPVFQLSGLYQLFCNRLKSYDINSKCENKTRLKEKILVPELGEFKKGREVLLIFKANLGTAISDACYLTNEEEGLCLVKAATILPNQIFKVLNNDNIPIFLNDLDGELILNTLKSFFRMMLYGKKVKDVNIDSAHSKVASTISQLIFYNCLKNIVPTK encoded by the coding sequence ATGACAGAAGAACTACCAATTCCTAGCCATGGTACAAGGTTAAAATTTCAGGCCAACAACAATCGAGAAAATTGTTTCTTGTGTGAGAAGGTGGATGATAAAAATCTAAGTCTAGTGATGACTCTTGAACTAGATAAAAAGGTTCGCAGTTGTGCTGAACTTCTATCGGATGCTAAATTACTTGCAAAGCTGAGTGAAGGTGATCTGGTAGCTACTGAGGCTCATTATCAGTTATATAACCGCTTGCGTTTGTTACAGAAAGACCAACCAGTAATTAAAAGTGATAACAACATTGTTTACGGGACTGTCCTAGGAGAGATAGTGGAATATATCTATCAGTGCTATGAAGATGAATCAACTATTCCTGTGTTTCAACTTTCAGGACTATACCAATTATTTTGCAATCGTTTAAAGAGTTAtgatataaattcaaaatgtgaaaacaaaacaagactaaaagaaaaaattttagtacCAGAATTAggagaatttaaaaaaggtaGAGAAGTTTTGCTGATATTTAAGGCAAACCTGGGAACTGCTATTTCTGATGCTTGTTATTTAACAAACGAGGAAGAGGGTTTATGTTTGGTAAAAGCAGCAACTATTTTGCCAAACCAAATTTTTAAAGTcctaaataatgataatattccaatatttttgaATGATTTAGATGGTGAACTAATCCTAAACacattaaaaagcttttttagaATGAtgttatatggaaaaaaagtaaaagatgtTAACATTGATTCAGCACATAGTAAAGTTGCATCTACTATTTCTCAACTCATattttacaattgtttaaaaaacatagttCCAACCAAATAA